A single Bacillus sp. HMF5848 DNA region contains:
- the cas1c gene encoding type I-C CRISPR-associated endonuclease Cas1c has translation MKKLLNTLYVTQPDVYLSLDGDNVVVQKEEEKLARVPLHNLEAITTFGYTGASPAIMGYCADKNISLSFFTKNGRFLARVIGESKGNVVLRKKQYRISDNEVHSAKVARNFIVGKIYNNKWIIERMTRDYPLRIDAKQFKAVSTYLSSVIREVRNCEDLESLRGWEGQAAVSYNKLLNQMILQQKEDFFFHTRSRRPPLDNVNAMLSFAYSLLANDMAAALEGVGLDAYVGFLHRERPGRPSLALDLMEELRGVYADRFVLSLINKKVMNKDDFFIKENGAVIMTDDARKNFLSAWQNKKQEQITHPYLGEKIMWGLVPHAQALLLARYLREDLDEYPPFFWK, from the coding sequence GTGAAAAAGTTACTGAATACTCTTTATGTTACTCAACCAGATGTTTATTTATCTTTAGATGGAGACAATGTAGTCGTTCAAAAAGAAGAGGAAAAACTTGCACGAGTTCCTCTTCATAATCTGGAGGCTATCACCACTTTCGGTTATACAGGTGCAAGTCCAGCAATCATGGGGTATTGTGCGGATAAAAACATTTCATTATCGTTTTTTACAAAGAATGGACGTTTTCTAGCTAGAGTAATTGGAGAGAGCAAAGGCAATGTAGTTCTAAGAAAAAAGCAATATCGCATTTCTGATAATGAAGTTCATTCTGCAAAAGTGGCAAGAAATTTTATTGTCGGGAAGATTTACAATAACAAGTGGATTATTGAAAGGATGACTAGAGATTATCCACTAAGGATCGATGCTAAACAATTCAAAGCTGTTTCTACGTATTTGTCATCTGTAATCCGTGAGGTTAGGAACTGTGAGGATTTAGAATCCTTAAGAGGTTGGGAAGGTCAAGCGGCTGTTAGTTATAATAAGTTGCTTAATCAGATGATTTTACAACAGAAAGAGGATTTCTTTTTTCATACTCGTTCTAGAAGGCCTCCGCTAGACAACGTTAATGCGATGCTCTCCTTTGCTTATTCTTTGTTGGCAAACGATATGGCAGCTGCATTGGAAGGAGTTGGATTGGATGCTTATGTTGGTTTTTTACATAGAGAACGACCAGGGAGGCCTTCCCTTGCATTAGATCTAATGGAGGAATTACGGGGTGTTTATGCTGATAGATTTGTACTCTCACTAATTAATAAAAAGGTTATGAACAAGGATGATTTTTTTATAAAAGAAAATGGTGCGGTCATTATGACTGATGATGCAAGAAAAAATTTTTTATCTGCATGGCAGAATAAAAAGCAGGAACAGATTACCCATCCCTACTTAGGAGAAAAAATAATGTGGGGACTGGTTCCTCATGCACAGGCATTACTATTAGCTAGATATTTACGAGAAGATTTGGATGAATATCCTCCATTTTTCTGGAAGTAG
- the cas7c gene encoding type I-C CRISPR-associated protein Cas7/Csd2, producing the protein MASLDHKVDFAIVFSVTKANPNGDPLNGNRPRQNYDGYGEVSDVALKRKIRNRLLDMEESIFVQSNDKKADEFNSLKERADANEELVAALKGKKNNAELYAEVACKTWFDVRSFGQVFAFKGAGKGVSVGVRGPVSIHTATSIDPIDITSMQITKSVNSETSESKGSDTMGMKHRVDFGVYKFYGSINTQLAEKTGFSNEDALKLKNALITLFENDASSARPDGSMEVLKVCWWEHNSRLGQYSSAKVHRLLEINKLKDEPKSSEDYEIIVHELDGLKVEIIDGQ; encoded by the coding sequence ATGGCGAGTTTAGACCACAAAGTTGATTTTGCAATAGTGTTTTCTGTAACAAAAGCAAATCCAAATGGTGACCCTTTGAATGGTAACCGTCCGCGTCAAAATTACGATGGGTATGGAGAAGTTTCAGATGTAGCTTTGAAGCGTAAAATTCGCAATCGTCTATTAGATATGGAAGAGTCAATCTTTGTTCAATCTAATGATAAAAAAGCAGACGAATTTAATAGTTTGAAAGAAAGGGCAGATGCGAATGAGGAGTTGGTTGCGGCATTAAAAGGGAAAAAAAATAATGCTGAGCTATATGCAGAAGTTGCTTGTAAAACATGGTTCGACGTTCGAAGTTTTGGGCAAGTATTTGCTTTTAAAGGAGCAGGTAAAGGAGTGTCAGTCGGGGTAAGAGGACCTGTCTCAATTCATACAGCAACAAGTATAGATCCTATAGATATTACGAGTATGCAGATTACCAAAAGTGTAAACTCAGAAACAAGTGAATCAAAAGGGTCGGATACGATGGGGATGAAACATCGTGTGGATTTTGGGGTGTATAAATTTTACGGTAGCATAAATACTCAGTTAGCAGAAAAAACAGGTTTCTCTAATGAGGATGCTCTTAAACTAAAAAATGCATTGATTACTCTTTTTGAAAATGATGCTTCCTCAGCGAGACCTGATGGAAGTATGGAAGTGCTAAAAGTGTGTTGGTGGGAGCATAATTCAAGGCTTGGGCAATATTCGTCTGCTAAGGTTCATCGACTTCTTGAAATAAACAAACTGAAAGATGAACCCAAAAGTTCTGAGGACTATGAAATTATTGTCCATGAACTAGATGGATTAAAAGTAGAGATTATCGATGGTCAATAA
- the cas2 gene encoding CRISPR-associated endonuclease Cas2, whose amino-acid sequence MLVLITYDVSTVSSGGQKRLRKVSKACQNYGQRVQNSVFECVLDATQFESLKFELISIIDVSQDSLRFYRLGNNYKSKVEHVGVKESLDIEGTLII is encoded by the coding sequence TTGCTAGTATTAATTACGTACGATGTTAGTACAGTGAGTAGTGGTGGTCAGAAAAGATTAAGAAAAGTTTCAAAGGCATGTCAAAACTATGGTCAACGAGTTCAAAATTCAGTGTTTGAATGTGTTCTGGATGCTACACAATTTGAATCTTTGAAATTTGAGCTTATAAGTATCATTGATGTGAGCCAAGATAGCCTACGATTCTATCGTCTAGGAAATAATTATAAATCAAAAGTTGAACATGTTGGTGTTAAGGAATCTCTAGATATAGAAGGCACTTTAATTATTTAG
- the cas4 gene encoding CRISPR-associated protein Cas4: MVNNEEEEYLMLSGIQHFQFCKRQWALIHIEQQWEENVRTVQGQHLHQKADKPFIREKRGGKLIVRGMPIKSNELNLTGICDVVEFIKDTKSGVEINGLDGKFRAYPVEYKRGKPKSNESDVLQLIAQAMCLEEMLLCGVETGYLYYHEIKHRVEVSITEDKKDRVRKTAAEMVDYYNRRHTPKVKTGAFCTRCSLQNICMPSLMNKKTVKSYIEGRVNE, from the coding sequence ATGGTCAATAATGAAGAAGAGGAGTATTTAATGCTATCTGGCATTCAACACTTCCAATTCTGCAAGCGTCAGTGGGCACTCATTCATATTGAGCAACAATGGGAAGAGAATGTTCGAACGGTTCAGGGACAACATCTTCACCAAAAAGCAGACAAGCCATTTATTAGAGAAAAACGTGGTGGTAAGCTCATTGTTCGAGGGATGCCTATTAAGTCAAATGAACTCAATCTAACCGGAATATGTGACGTAGTGGAGTTTATTAAGGATACTAAAAGTGGTGTTGAAATTAATGGTTTAGATGGTAAGTTCAGAGCGTATCCAGTTGAGTACAAACGCGGAAAACCAAAATCAAATGAATCTGATGTATTACAATTGATAGCGCAGGCCATGTGCTTAGAGGAAATGCTTCTATGTGGGGTAGAGACGGGCTATTTATATTATCATGAAATTAAACATAGAGTTGAAGTTTCAATAACAGAAGACAAGAAGGATAGAGTAAGAAAAACTGCTGCAGAAATGGTAGATTATTATAATAGAAGACACACACCTAAAGTAAAAACAGGTGCTTTTTGCACTCGGTGCTCCCTTCAAAATATATGTATGCCGTCCTTGATGAATAAGAAAACTGTGAAAAGTTATATTGAGGGGAGGGTTAATGAGTGA
- the cas8c gene encoding type I-C CRISPR-associated protein Cas8c/Csd1, translated as MSWLLNLYETYEANISRVGAIEQRPNGQEYTLLPVSHTTQTAHIEVRVTPQGDFHSADVITDKNNAVTVIPATEKSSSRAGKVVAPYPLHDKLMYVAGDFAKYGGKIKTDENPYDVYIGQLKEWAESPYVINEVKSIYTYLQKGHLIKDLVKEKVLWTDEHDLLLSSWNKKDAKPPIFSVVTGGQESAFIRFTVHQPGVFNLDVWKNMDMYESFKQHYNAMLGDEDVCYVTGKLLPITERHANKIRNSADKAKLISANDTNGFTFRGRFKESGEVASISYEVSQKAHNALKWLINKQAKIIIDGRVFLVWGIDLEEIPDIAEDSSIFAADETADESESKTINENTMKYYAEQISKAISGYKAKLQPGDKVQILVLDSATTGRMAVLYYRSLDKAFYLDKLKEWHTSCVWWHRYRKNQVGKVQPFYGAPAPKDIAFAAYGANASDKIVKGLVERLIPCIVDGRQIPLDIIRNTINRASHPEGMENWEWEKTLSIACALINKKEGYSVALDKETNDRDYLFGRLLAIADVLERNALGDDKRATNARRYMNSFAQHPARTWTTIQSALQPYQARLGENVWYYNKLLDEVGSRIEMDNFNNRPLSGRYLLGFYSQRQDLYQKKDKQENIQEVQNKEEE; from the coding sequence ATGAGTTGGCTGCTAAATTTATATGAAACTTATGAAGCGAATATCAGTAGAGTAGGTGCAATTGAACAACGGCCGAATGGACAGGAATATACATTACTCCCAGTATCTCATACGACACAAACAGCGCATATTGAAGTGAGAGTAACGCCTCAAGGAGATTTTCACTCTGCTGATGTCATTACGGATAAGAACAATGCTGTCACTGTTATACCAGCAACTGAAAAATCATCAAGCCGCGCTGGAAAAGTAGTTGCTCCGTATCCATTACACGACAAACTCATGTATGTAGCTGGTGACTTTGCAAAGTATGGAGGGAAAATTAAAACTGATGAGAATCCTTACGATGTCTATATTGGTCAATTAAAGGAATGGGCAGAATCTCCTTATGTGATTAATGAAGTAAAAAGTATCTATACGTACTTACAAAAAGGTCATTTGATTAAAGATTTAGTGAAAGAGAAGGTTTTATGGACAGATGAACATGATTTACTACTTTCCTCATGGAATAAGAAAGATGCGAAACCTCCTATTTTTTCCGTTGTAACAGGTGGACAAGAAAGTGCCTTTATACGATTTACAGTTCATCAGCCTGGAGTCTTTAATCTTGATGTGTGGAAGAATATGGATATGTATGAGTCTTTTAAACAGCATTATAATGCAATGCTCGGGGATGAGGATGTTTGTTATGTTACGGGTAAGTTACTTCCTATTACAGAACGACACGCTAATAAAATTAGAAATTCAGCTGACAAGGCGAAACTAATTTCTGCGAACGACACTAATGGTTTTACTTTTCGAGGACGTTTCAAAGAATCAGGTGAAGTGGCAAGTATTAGCTATGAAGTTTCACAAAAAGCACATAACGCATTGAAATGGCTAATAAATAAGCAAGCAAAAATAATTATTGATGGCAGGGTATTCCTTGTTTGGGGAATTGATTTGGAAGAAATTCCAGATATAGCTGAAGATAGCTCCATTTTTGCGGCAGATGAAACGGCAGATGAATCGGAGAGTAAGACGATAAATGAGAACACAATGAAATATTATGCAGAACAAATCTCAAAAGCTATTTCAGGTTATAAGGCAAAATTACAGCCGGGTGACAAGGTTCAAATCTTAGTTCTTGATTCCGCAACAACAGGAAGAATGGCCGTGTTATACTACCGAAGTTTAGATAAAGCCTTTTATTTAGATAAGTTAAAGGAGTGGCATACCAGTTGTGTGTGGTGGCATCGATATCGTAAGAATCAAGTTGGTAAAGTCCAACCGTTTTATGGGGCACCTGCACCAAAGGACATCGCATTTGCTGCATATGGAGCAAATGCGAGTGACAAAATTGTTAAAGGTTTGGTAGAAAGGTTGATTCCTTGTATTGTCGATGGTCGTCAAATACCGCTAGATATTATTCGGAATACTATAAATCGTGCCTCACATCCAGAAGGAATGGAAAACTGGGAATGGGAAAAGACTTTAAGTATTGCTTGTGCATTAATTAACAAGAAGGAGGGTTATTCAGTGGCATTAGATAAGGAGACAAACGATCGCGATTATTTATTTGGTAGATTGTTAGCAATTGCAGATGTGCTGGAGCGGAATGCCTTAGGAGATGATAAGCGGGCAACAAATGCTAGAAGATATATGAACTCATTTGCTCAACATCCAGCTAGAACATGGACAACCATACAGTCAGCATTACAACCATATCAAGCTAGATTGGGAGAAAATGTCTGGTATTATAATAAACTTTTGGATGAGGTTGGCTCTCGTATTGAAATGGATAATTTTAATAATAGGCCACTTTCAGGTCGGTATTTACTAGGTTTTTACAGCCAACGGCAAGATTTATACCAAAAAAAAGATAAACAAGAAAATATACAAGAAGTACAAAATAAGGAGGAAGAATAG